Proteins encoded within one genomic window of Candidatus Syntrophocurvum alkaliphilum:
- the arsB gene encoding ACR3 family arsenite efflux transporter, whose product MINQNEKGLGFFEKYLTIWVALCIVIGIAIGQFLPIIPTTLDQFTYANISIPIAILIWFMIYPMMVQVDFASIVRAGKNPKGLAVTTTVNWAIKPFTMFFFAWLFFTVIFANFIPADLAQDYLAGAILLGAAPCTAMVFVWSYLTKGDPGYTLVQVSINNIILLFLFAPIVMFLLGVSHVIVPLDTVIASVVLFILIPLVAGYLSRIYIINKKGQEWFENVYVRSLSKVTMVGLLLTLILLFSFQGEVILNNPFHILLIAIPLIIQTFFIFWVAYGWAKAWKIDHSVAAPGAMIGASNFFELAVAVAIALFGVHSAAALVTVVGVLVEVPLMLLLVKIANDTRHWFPESGRGAL is encoded by the coding sequence AAAGTATCTTACCATTTGGGTTGCTCTTTGTATTGTTATAGGTATAGCTATAGGGCAGTTTTTACCCATAATTCCAACAACTCTAGACCAGTTTACTTATGCTAATATATCAATTCCCATAGCAATTTTGATTTGGTTTATGATTTATCCTATGATGGTTCAAGTTGACTTTGCAAGTATTGTTAGAGCGGGTAAAAACCCTAAAGGGTTAGCTGTTACAACAACAGTAAACTGGGCGATTAAGCCTTTTACCATGTTCTTTTTTGCGTGGTTATTTTTTACAGTTATTTTTGCTAATTTTATACCTGCTGATTTAGCACAGGATTATTTAGCAGGTGCAATATTATTAGGTGCTGCACCATGTACTGCTATGGTTTTTGTATGGAGTTATCTAACCAAAGGTGATCCTGGATATACATTAGTTCAAGTATCAATAAATAACATTATTCTATTGTTTTTATTCGCTCCGATAGTAATGTTTTTATTAGGTGTAAGCCATGTTATAGTACCACTAGATACGGTTATTGCTTCAGTAGTGCTTTTCATATTAATACCATTAGTTGCAGGATATTTGTCAAGGATTTATATAATAAATAAGAAAGGACAGGAATGGTTTGAAAATGTTTATGTTAGAAGTTTAAGCAAAGTTACTATGGTAGGCTTATTATTAACATTAATTTTACTATTTTCATTCCAAGGTGAAGTTATTTTAAATAATCCGTTTCATATATTACTTATAGCAATACCACTTATTATTCAAACATTTTTCATATTTTGGGTTGCTTATGGATGGGCAAAAGCTTGGAAAATCGATCATAGTGTAGCTGCACCTGGAGCAATGATTGGTGCAAGTAACTTTTTCGAGTTGGCAGTAGCTGTGGCTATAGCATTATTTGGTGTCCATTCAGCTGCGGCACTGGTTACAGTGGTAGGAGTTTTAGTTGAAGTGCCCTTGATGTTACTATTAGTTAAAATAGCAAATGATACACGTCATTGGTTTCCAGAGTCAGGGCGAGGTGCATTATAA